The following are from one region of the Syntrophorhabdaceae bacterium genome:
- the smc gene encoding chromosome segregation protein SMC, giving the protein MRLLRLELFGFKSFLNRTVFQFSDGITSIVGPNGCGKSNIVDAIVWSLGERGTKSLRVKDMGDVIFHGSNGKRPVNIAEVSLDLTDGSREINVKRRIYRDGTNEYYLNGSIVRLKDIHDTFLGTGVGTNAYAIIEQGKIENFAQMKPLERRVIIEEASGITRFEEKKREAMGRMDEVSVNLDRIEDIYSEVIKSFEKAEGEWQRWKAYKELADKLHEIDRHILLQGYSRLTKRIGKIIERQEEIEKEVRKEEEGKEKLKQELEAKDAEFSLTDNIMRQLEIDIKGLEKDMEGRLVEIDYIREEKAGLEKQNLSLTEEKTTLTSRADSYRNDIVELNRQVQAHGMDLAKEEGEELRLREATEGLKGKIEEQEKRVEEERTKLFVTMSTLTDIRNKISEIERITQERQKREERRIQEEGRLKELLTGLESRHRSLKETLEKRLQEKVSAMSSETESLTECERCAGELEAAKSAIERSKGEKQAKEEVLRQLGGYDEAVEPAETDTRKLINLIRVSEERERALERFFANELEYHVLTAENPAGIAEVVEKGEGNYVFFPRQGIFKLNGAEVEINVQWIETLQDALMSIERGEEGIFMNDTVFVDSRGFIIREKDEKRVDLRKFKEKVRLEKELKELAVILQEQDLSVGDLQARYDTWNNTFLERKRSREEKEREAGDVEKEIIMAEAELKTTTEKLQELSAGLDVFDETSQTSPEQLLREKVLHEKEREAIESGMTLLRDELNTIKQGYEGSLSAWHEMTISLERKRNALRALHENIERRGGAIQNIADEIRNKEKSMEQLGTSIVECTKKIAVLEKEYGDLKTDSERYLVRLEELKTTLGNLHVEKHAIQERIEAVNKAIDKIRAKREGTDRDIAVLTDKKDQITGRLLTVYHIEDPESITLQPNPHIEEEREAISREIADMGEINFRAEKEYLELRERVAFLEQQKEDLRNAMDSLKKTITKIDQLSKELFTETFEKINDSFKKFTEMLFKGGKGYLFINQENGGIDMYVQPAGKRVIRMELLSGGEKALISLALLLSIMDTRPSPFALMDEIDAPLDDANLSSLIEIIRGMSTKTQIIFITHNRITMESSAAIYGITMEEEGISKTVSVRL; this is encoded by the coding sequence ATGAGACTATTAAGGCTTGAACTTTTCGGATTCAAATCATTCCTGAACAGGACTGTTTTTCAGTTCAGTGACGGGATTACATCGATCGTAGGGCCAAACGGTTGCGGAAAAAGCAATATCGTTGACGCCATTGTCTGGTCGCTCGGGGAGCGGGGAACAAAGTCTCTGAGGGTCAAGGACATGGGCGACGTGATCTTCCACGGAAGTAACGGCAAGCGGCCTGTCAACATCGCCGAGGTTTCCCTTGACCTCACCGATGGAAGCAGGGAGATAAATGTAAAAAGAAGGATATACAGGGATGGCACCAACGAATACTATCTCAATGGCAGTATCGTAAGGCTCAAGGATATTCATGATACATTCCTCGGGACAGGAGTGGGCACAAACGCCTATGCGATTATTGAACAGGGCAAGATCGAAAACTTTGCCCAGATGAAGCCCCTTGAGAGAAGGGTCATTATAGAAGAGGCAAGCGGCATCACCCGGTTTGAAGAGAAAAAGCGAGAAGCAATGGGAAGGATGGACGAGGTAAGCGTAAATCTTGACAGGATAGAAGATATATACAGTGAAGTGATAAAGTCCTTCGAAAAAGCAGAGGGTGAGTGGCAGAGGTGGAAGGCTTACAAGGAACTCGCCGATAAACTGCACGAGATAGACAGGCATATCCTGCTCCAGGGTTACTCACGATTAACAAAACGGATCGGGAAGATCATTGAAAGACAGGAGGAGATCGAGAAAGAGGTCCGGAAAGAAGAGGAAGGGAAGGAGAAGCTGAAGCAGGAACTGGAGGCAAAGGACGCAGAATTTTCATTAACCGACAACATCATGCGGCAGCTTGAGATTGACATAAAGGGCCTGGAAAAAGACATGGAGGGCAGGCTCGTCGAGATCGACTACATCAGGGAAGAAAAGGCGGGACTTGAAAAACAAAACCTGTCCCTGACAGAAGAAAAAACAACCCTGACATCACGGGCAGACTCATACCGGAACGATATCGTGGAACTGAACCGGCAGGTTCAGGCTCACGGCATGGATCTCGCAAAGGAAGAAGGCGAAGAACTGCGGCTCCGCGAGGCCACCGAGGGCTTGAAGGGAAAGATAGAGGAACAGGAGAAAAGGGTCGAGGAAGAACGGACGAAGCTCTTCGTCACCATGAGCACATTGACAGACATCAGAAATAAGATATCGGAGATCGAGCGCATCACGCAGGAAAGGCAGAAAAGGGAAGAGAGACGAATCCAGGAAGAGGGAAGGCTGAAGGAGTTATTGACGGGGCTGGAAAGTCGTCACCGGTCACTTAAAGAGACGCTGGAAAAACGTCTCCAGGAAAAGGTTTCCGCCATGTCGAGCGAAACAGAGTCGCTGACAGAATGTGAACGGTGTGCCGGGGAGCTTGAAGCGGCGAAAAGCGCCATCGAACGCTCGAAGGGCGAAAAACAGGCAAAAGAAGAGGTTTTAAGGCAGCTTGGCGGTTACGATGAAGCCGTAGAACCCGCGGAAACCGATACGAGGAAGCTCATCAACCTTATCAGGGTCTCCGAGGAGAGAGAAAGGGCACTGGAAAGATTTTTTGCCAACGAACTGGAATACCATGTGCTGACCGCGGAGAACCCCGCGGGGATTGCAGAGGTTGTAGAAAAGGGCGAAGGGAATTATGTCTTCTTCCCCCGGCAGGGCATATTCAAGCTAAACGGTGCCGAGGTTGAGATAAACGTACAATGGATTGAAACCTTGCAGGATGCCCTCATGAGCATTGAAAGAGGTGAAGAAGGCATCTTCATGAATGATACTGTTTTCGTCGATTCGCGGGGGTTTATAATCAGGGAGAAGGACGAAAAGAGGGTCGATCTCAGAAAGTTTAAAGAAAAGGTCCGGCTCGAGAAGGAATTAAAGGAGTTGGCGGTTATCCTTCAGGAACAGGATCTCTCTGTAGGAGATCTGCAGGCCCGATATGACACATGGAACAATACCTTCCTCGAGCGGAAACGGTCCCGGGAAGAGAAAGAAAGAGAAGCCGGCGACGTTGAAAAAGAGATTATCATGGCCGAGGCTGAATTAAAAACAACCACTGAAAAATTACAGGAATTATCTGCAGGGCTCGATGTCTTCGATGAAACATCTCAAACATCACCGGAACAACTCCTCCGCGAAAAGGTGCTGCATGAAAAGGAAAGAGAGGCAATCGAATCCGGTATGACGCTGCTCAGGGATGAGTTAAACACGATAAAACAGGGCTACGAGGGTTCGCTCTCTGCGTGGCATGAGATGACGATCAGCCTTGAACGCAAGCGAAACGCCCTGCGGGCGCTCCATGAGAACATAGAACGAAGGGGCGGGGCAATACAAAACATTGCCGACGAGATCCGTAACAAGGAAAAGTCAATGGAACAACTCGGCACATCGATCGTGGAATGCACCAAAAAGATAGCAGTGCTTGAAAAGGAGTACGGGGACCTGAAAACAGATTCTGAAAGATATCTCGTAAGGCTCGAGGAATTAAAAACAACGCTGGGCAATCTCCACGTGGAAAAGCATGCCATACAGGAAAGGATCGAGGCGGTTAATAAGGCTATCGACAAGATCAGGGCAAAGCGGGAAGGCACAGACAGGGATATCGCGGTCCTTACCGACAAGAAAGACCAGATAACCGGGAGGTTGCTCACCGTTTATCACATAGAAGATCCGGAAAGCATTACACTGCAACCCAATCCTCACATTGAGGAAGAACGGGAGGCTATCTCCAGAGAGATCGCTGACATGGGTGAAATCAACTTCCGCGCCGAAAAAGAGTATCTCGAATTGAGGGAGCGGGTCGCCTTCCTCGAACAGCAGAAAGAAGATCTGAGAAATGCAATGGATTCCCTGAAAAAGACGATCACCAAGATAGACCAACTATCAAAGGAGCTCTTTACCGAAACCTTTGAAAAGATAAACGACTCCTTTAAGAAATTTACCGAGATGTTATTCAAGGGAGGAAAGGGCTATCTGTTTATCAACCAGGAGAACGGCGGGATAGATATGTACGTTCAGCCGGCAGGGAAAAGGGTCATACGCATGGAACTTCTCTCCGGGGGCGAGAAAGCGCTTATATCCCTTGCATTGCTCTTGTCTATCATGGATACAAGGCCAAGCCCTTTTGCCCTCATGGATGAGATCGACGCCCCTCTCGATGATGCCAACCTTTCCTCGCTCATTGAGATCATCAGGGGCATGAGCACAAAAACACAGATCATCTTCATCACCCACAACAGGATCACCATGGAGTCTTCCGCTGCCATATACGGGATCACCATGGAAGAAGAGGGCATCTCCAAGACAGTCTCTGTCCGCCTGTAA